A window from Oncorhynchus mykiss isolate Arlee chromosome 9, USDA_OmykA_1.1, whole genome shotgun sequence encodes these proteins:
- the LOC110531541 gene encoding putative GPI-anchored protein pfl2, with protein sequence MMGFLCLFLSLTALQVEAFSGGGSSIASQCGLMLPGNSFHGSTGQSSSSPYTVTVNQTIFQPGNTIQVTLSGNLTYKGFLLEAHEEGQNKAVGTFSLGSGTGIVLVPCNGIAASGVSQSNNQPRSSVTVTWTAPSSSSLGNIIVKSTFMQTSSVFWIAVPSVTVNRLFSTVPTTRAQTTTTAPPTTTTDPTTTTTDPTTTTTDPTTTTTDPTTTTTDPTTATTDPTTTTTDPTTTTTDPTTTTTDPTTTTTIAQLNLHPQQPQLLLQQLQLSLQQLQLLTQHLLDLSQTALNSTTMTPTATSATPSPTPMPPTATSATPSPTPLTPNTSTTPTTATATTPLRLTSLRERKRYSRPMGCDVRDDPRKCTYISVTTYPPFIVEISAPAETPKGYLGIITEMLTNQIKFESVIVVYESGTFTVQNAFYNGATFINNTLVEVTDKELAYDPYIKILQLNFIIPDNLTPFLLQTLTLTPRCVIDTGLQKVLFVQGSVEDNGDLGSPSIILLTGLSSQVSSSCRKPLFHSLLMTLVCWNLFNLLP encoded by the exons ATGATGGGTTTTCTCTGCCTTTTCCTGTCTCTGACTGCTTTACAAGTGGAGGCTTTCAGTGGGGGAGGATCTTCCATTGCTTCTCAGTGTGGTTTAATGCTACCTGGTAATAGTTTTCATGGCAGCACAGGGCAGAGCTCTTCCTCACCATACACTGTCACTGTCAACCAGACCATCTTCCAGCCAGGAAACACCATCCAAG tgACTCTGTCAGGAAACTTAACCTATAAAGGGTTTCTTCTGGAGGCCCATGAGGAAGGACAGAACAAGGCTGTGGGAACGTTCTCTCTGGGCAGTGGAACTGGGATCGTTCTTGTGCCTTGCAATGGGATCGCA GCCTCTGGGGTGAGTCAAAGCAACAATCAACCTAGATCATCAGTAACAGTCACCTGGACAGCACCATCCTCATCCTCATTGGGCAACATCATAGTCAA GTCAACATTTATGCAGACCTCCAGTGTATTTTGGATTGCAGTGCCTAGCGTGACTGTAAACCGACTGTTCTCAACTGTCCCCACAACAAGAGCTcaaacaacaactacagctcctcctacaacaaCTACtgatcctactacaacaactactgatcctactacaacaactactgatcctactacaacaactactgatcctactacaacaactactgatCCTACTACAGCAACTACtgatcctactacaacaactactgatcctactacaacaactactgatcctactacaacaactactgatcctactacaacaacaactattGCTCAACTAAATctccatccacaacaaccacagctcctactacaacaactacagctctcactacaacaactacagctcctaacACAACATCTACTGGACCTATCCCAAACAGCTCTGAACAGCACAACTATGACTCCTACTGCTACATCTGCTACTCCAAGTCCTACTCCTATGCCTCCTACTGCTACATCTGCTACTCCTAGTCCTACTCCTCTGACTCCTAATACATCAACAACTccaactactgctactgctacaactCCTCTTAGACTTACG AGTTTGAGAGAAAGAAAGCGCTACTCTAGACCAATGGGCTGCGATGTTAGAGATGACCCCAGGAAATGCACCTACATCTCTGTCACAACCTACCCTCCTTTCATAGTGGAGATTAGTGCACCTGCAGAGACACCTAAGGGATACCTGGGAATCATCACTGAAATGCTAACTAATCAAATCAAG tttgaATCAGTGATTGTGGTGTACGAAAGTGGAACATTTACTGTTCAAAACGCCTTTTACAATGGAGCCACATTTATCAACAACACACTA GTGGAGGTGACAGACAAAGAACTTGCTTATGATCCTTATATAAAAATACTTCAATTGAACTTCATCATCCCTGATAATTTGACTCCATTTTTGCTCCAAACCTTGACCCTAACACCCAGATGTGTAATAGATACTGGTCTTCAAAAAGTGTTGTTTGTCCAAGGATCTGTTGAGGATAATG GTGATCTTGGCTCTCCCTCCATTATACTTTTGACAGGCCTCTCCAGTCAGGTTTCCTCAAGCTGTAGGAAACCCCTTTTTCACA GCCTGTTGATGACGTTGGTCTGTTGGAACCTCTTTAACCTTCTGCCTTAA
- the LOC110531545 gene encoding putative ferric-chelate reductase 1 isoform X2, with product MDNSSRLMFAVVMVMAYMVMGAQTQNSTAAPNVTMAANVTATGPNITTNLSTTHSPGVNITINGTMAPNTTMSPTAVVHVVNTTVTALTVNISMKECGKTQLCAAQPENCDPAVAGSCFFVSTQQSSGQTFSFQLRGVSSGYIAVGLSTNSTLDGNATIYVCANNNGNVNFFTALLDKGNLTNNTLHVDSVKGSVNGQTIQCTFSATVPKVTSTRSIDTSFYLSIFNGSFIKGILGHPNVVLLSNKAVDLSNPQNAVINSLNNIIPTTAAPSTTSSHAFGLQHTLSQALLILLGVLGMMML from the exons ATGGACAATAGCAGCAGACTGATGTTCGCAGTCGTCATGGTAATGGCATACATGGTGATGGGAGCCCAGACCCAGAACTCCACAGCGGCCCCGAACGTCACTATGGCAGCTAATGTTACTGCTACAGGACCCAACATAACAACGAACCTTAGCACAACACATTCCCCGGGCGTAAACATCACAATCAATGGTACCATGGCACCCAACACAACAATGTCTCCGACGGCTGTGGTACATGTTGTCAACACTACCGTCACAGCTCTCACG GTAAACATCTCAATGAAAGAATGTGGAAAGACTCAGCTCTGTGCTGCTCAGCCGGAAAACTGTGATCCGGCCGTGGCTGGTTCCTGTTTCTTCGTCTCCACCCAGCAGTCCTCGGGACAGACTTTCTCCTTCCAGCTACGAGGAGTGTCCAGTGGCTACATCGCTGTGGGCTTGTCCACAAACTCCACACTG gATGGTAACGCCACCATCTATGTGTGCGCCAACAACAACGGCAACGTGAATTTCTTCACCGCTCTCCTCGACAAAGGAAATCTGACCAACAACACA CTGCATGTGGACTCTGTGAAGGGCTCAGTCAACGGTCAGACCATCCAGTGCACCTTCTCTGCTACTGTCCCCAAAGTTACGTCCACCCGGAGCATCGACACCAGCTTCTACCTCTCCATCTTCAATGGATCCTTTATTAAAG GAATACTGGGTCATCCAAATGTTGTCCTGCTCAGTAATAAAGCAGTGGACCTGTCCAACCCCCAAAATGCTGTGATCAACTCTTTGAACAACATCATCCCCACTACTGCTgctccctccaccacctccagcCACGCCTTTGGCCTGCAGCACACCCTGTCTCAAG CTCTTCTGATCCTGCTAGGTGTACTAGGTATGATGATGCTGTAA
- the LOC110531545 gene encoding putative ferric-chelate reductase 1 isoform X1 produces MDNSSRLMFAVVMVMAYMVMGAQTQNSTAAPNVTMAANVTATGPNITTNLSTTHSPGVNITINGTMAPNTTMSPTAVVHVVNTTVTALTVNISMKECGKTQLCAAQPENCDPAVAGSCFFVSTQQSSGQTFSFQLRGVSSGYIAVGLSTNSTLDGNATIYVCANNNGNVNFFTALLDKGNLTNNTLHVDSVKGSVNGQTIQCTFSATVPKVTSTRSIDTSFYLSIFNGSFIKGILGHPNVVLLSNKAVDLSNPQNAVINSLNNIIPTTAAPSTTSSHAFGLQHTLSQALLILLGVLGMMML; encoded by the exons ATGGACAATAGCAGCAGACTGATGTTCGCAGTCGTCATGGTAATGGCATACATGGTGATGGGAGCCCAGACCCAGAACTCCACAGCGGCCCCGAACGTCACTATGGCAGCTAATGTTACTGCTACAGGACCCAACATAACAACGAACCTTAGCACAACACATTCCCCGGGCGTAAACATCACAATCAATGGTACCATGGCACCCAACACAACAATGTCTCCGACGGCTGTGGTACATGTTGTCAACACTACCGTCACAGCTCTCACG GTAAACATCTCAATGAAAGAATGTGGAAAGACTCAGCTCTGTGCTGCTCAGCCGGAAAACTGTGATCCGGCCGTGGCTGGTTCCTGTTTCTTCGTCTCCACCCAGCAGTCCTCGGGACAGACTTTCTCCTTCCAGCTACGAGGAGTGTCCAGTGGCTACATCGCTGTGGGCTTGTCCACAAACTCCACACTG gATGGTAACGCCACCATCTATGTGTGCGCCAACAACAACGGCAACGTGAATTTCTTCACCGCTCTCCTCGACAAAGGAAATCTGACCAACAACACA CTGCATGTGGACTCTGTGAAGGGCTCAGTCAACGGTCAGACCATCCAGTGCACCTTCTCTGCTACTGTCCCCAAAGTTACGTCCACCCGGAGCATCGACACCAGCTTCTACCTCTCCATCTTCAATGGATCCTTTATTAAAG GAATACTGGGTCATCCAAATGTTGTCCTGCTCAGTAATAAAGCAGTGGACCTGTCCAACCCCCAAAATGCTGTGATCAACTCTTTGAACAACATCATCCCCACTACTGCTgctccctccaccacctccagcCACGCCTTTGGCCTGCAGCACACCCTGTCTCAAG CTCTTCTGATCCTGCTTGGTGTACTAGGTATGATGATGCTGTAA